The sequence AATTAATTATGTATGTGTGATGCAGGTGTTTTACTTTGTAGATTGGGTGAAGTACCTGCTGAATGACCCAAAATTGTTTCAAGCATTTTTGAGGGTCACTGTGACCAGTGCAGTCGGTCTGGGCACTATTGCTCTGGGAGTCGGCACAGCGTCTGGGTATATCTCTCCTTGGGCTGGTCGATTCTATTCTCTTCTGGATCCAACGTATGCTAAAGATCACATTCCCATTATTGCATCTGTCTCCGAACATCAGCCGACAGCTTGGTCCtcttttatgtttgattttcatATCCTGCTATTCCTATTCCCAGCTGGTCTATATTTCTGTTTCAAGCGGTTATCAGATGCCACAATATTTATAGTTATGTACGGTCTTACGAGCATGTATTTTGCTGGTGTCATGGTTCGGTTAATACTTGTTGCAACACCTGCAGTATGCCTTATTAGTGCTATTGCAGTTTCTGCTACCATAAAGAATTTAACTCAATTGCTAAGGACAAAAGGCAAAGTTTCCCCAACTGGTTCTGCCAAGGGAGCTGGTGGTGCAAAAGCTTCTTCTAAGGTAACTTGATTCCACCCAACCACTCATTTTGGTTGTTATTTACATAATTCTTTATGGAATCtactagtttttatttttgttgatacGTATCCCTCCTCCATAGGGAAATGATTATTGCATTTATTGCACCACCTCAATGTGCTTGGAAAATTAACATGGTAGCTCATTTACAAGTTACTTAGATCTGCTGTGGTGGGTCCAATGTCACCATATATTGGAGAGGTTACACTTCGTAAAAGAAAAACACCAATCAATGTGCTCTAATACCTGGGTATGGTATCAAATACTTCCAATTATTCGAGAATCTGGTAAAATAGATAAACCTGACACTTGGACACATCGACCCCTTGTCCTTATGTGCTAATTCAATGAATGCAGCTTCTGTGATGTTTCATTTAATGCGTTGAGTAAGTTTTAATAGTCTAAATTAAGCACTCAATCCATTTCTTGAACCCAATATGATCTCAATACAAGTTCACAAATTTGTGCATGATCATCTGCCTGAAAATTGAAGAACCCAATGCTGGTGATTAATATTTGTAAATGACTCCGTAAAGCTCTACTTTTCAAAAATTACTAATTACTTATCACGTATTCTCTTCTTCAACCATTTGAaatgtattttctttatttcacGAAGGACTAACTTAGCattaatgttttcttttatgaGTTAAAAGAACTTTTTAATTTCACGTCATTTCTGTAATGCATACCACAATTACTTTCGTTAAGTCTTCTGTTAGTTTTCGCACATATATACAAGGAAATCATGCGAAATGGTGAAGCCCAACGCTCACAGTATATACAAATTAAATCATTCGTGAAGCGAAAcactatatatagtatatactgTTATGTGCTGTTGATCGTTGTTTCTCGTCTGATGACCTATCTTCCCAGAACTCCGCTTTGTAGTTTGTGCTTGGTTTTATACATTGCTCTAGTATGTCCATTTATTTCAGTTTAAAACTTTTTATTTACAGCTGTAAAGTAACTTTGTCGCTATCAACACCTTCCATGTGGTCTAATCTTTGGGCTGTATTAGGTGTTTGTAGACTAAGACCAACTGTTTGTGTTTCTAAACTACATTGCTGAGTAGAACTGTCTTTCCCTCCCTCATAAATTAATGGTTTATTTTTGGTTAAGTAGTTAGCATATATATCTGAAATTAATTTTGCTCATTTTTGTTTGTAGGCCTCACTTGATCAATCTCAGCCTTTCCAGAGAAATGGTGCAATAGCATTGCTGCTTGGTGCTTTTTACTTGCTCAGCAAGTATGCTACTCACTGCACCTGGGTCACATCAGAGGCATATTCATCTCCTTCAATTGTCTTGGCTGCAAGGGGTGCCCATGGCAACAGAGTGATCTTTGATGATTATCGTGAGGCATACTTTTGGCTTCGGCAAAACACTCCCCAAGATGCCAAGGTGATGTCATGGTGGGATTATGGGTACCAGATCACCGCCATGGGAAACAGGACTGTTATCGTTGACAATAACACCTGGAACAATACACACATTGCAACTGTTGGGCGTGCCATGTCGTCTTATGAAGACGAGGCATATGAGATAATGAGAGGACTTGATGTGGATTATGTTCTGGTTGTCTTTGGTGGTGTTACAGGGTATTCCTCTGATGACATAAACAAGTAAGGCTCAAATCAATATTCCAAATTGCTTTTGTACACCATTCGTTCATTCATAGGATTCCTTGAAATAGCTTCTTATTTTCATTTGTTGTTGAGTTGTTTATTTAAGCATTGAACATTACATTTAAATAAAATGGTATGCATAtcattagctttcgtgcatttaattatttgatagtTACCTTTGCAATATCTTTCAGCTTTGATGTTTCTGAATTTCTCGGTTATTTACTAACACAATTCATTTTATGCAAGATTCTTGTGGATGGTGAGAATTGGAGGTGGTGTGTTTCCGGTGATTAAGGAACCTGATTACCTTGTTAATGGCGAGTATCGTGTTGACAAGGGTGCTGCTCCCAAGATGTTGAATTGTCTCATGTAAGTTTCAAGTAACACTTCTCTCGATTTGGTGAATTATTCTAATGAATGTTGATTCATAATTGTTATTGTTCACCACCTCTTAGGTAGCTTAATATTCACCATAACCAGCAAGAAGATTGTTTTGAAGAAAATGACTAATTTCTccttctagaaaaaaaaaaaaaacagaaaagttattttgtcatttgaTGGATAGCTGCAATAATTACTCACATGAGGCGTTTCTCTGGAATGCTTTTTTTTGAACAACTAAATCTTGATGTAGGGGAGCAGTGGACTTGTCTCGTAGAGAAGTTAACTGCTTTCATCATTATAAAACCCAGTGTGGAGCTATGTGATGTGCTGATTGACACCTGCAGTTGCTACATATGTGGACAAAAGCTGCTTCACAATTTTCTTATTCAAAAAATTCTTGTTTTGCTTGGCAACTTTCTGGTGTAGTGAAGTCTGTctaatttaataaattttatgGCCAGGTATAAGCTGTCTTACTATCGATTTGGAGAGCTGATGACAGAGTATGGCAAACCCCCTGGGTAATTTCTCAATTCTCATCCTTTCAGTCAACTTTTTTTGTTGGGAAGGGGGTTTGATGCATGAATGtggattgatattttgttttatcatttttaaaaaagacaaatattTCCGTACCAGGGCAGCCGGCATGCATTTATGCTTCATGAATATTGATCAAGAAATGTTCCAAATATTGTTATTTTTGGCCATGAAGATTACATTGTGGTCCATGCATGTAACAactaattgaaattgaaatgcaAAGCACACCAAATTAATTTCTCGTATGGATTCTTTTTGCGTACCCCAACTCTGATCTTGGTGTATCTGCTATAAGCCTGTATAGCTCGTGGCCTTGGTTGCCCTCCTTGAGATTTAATATGGTACAGCACCTTTTTCACTCAAAGTATGTTACTGCACCTCTTGAGGTGCTTAGCCTTAGAGATTGGATCATCAAGTCAATGGTTTACTAAAAGGTTGTACGAGTATTACCCGGGTTTGTCCTTTGACTAAAAAGGCATTTGCAGTGCGGTGTTTTGTACTTCCTGTATGCCTTTCTATTGTTTGTATTATTGGTACACTCCCAGACTCTTGCATTTAGTGGATTTATTGTGCTTTTCAATTATTGCCAATGGCCATTCCTAATGTCTTGTGATTGCTTGTTGGGGTTGCAGGTATGATCGTGCAAGGGGAGTTGAAATTGGAAATAAGGATGTGAAACTCGAGTACTTGGAAGAGGCATTTACGACAAGTAACTGGATCGTTCGTATTTATAAGGTCAAACCACCCAATAATAGGTGGTGAGTTTCTCTCTTCCCTCATATCCCCCTCTTGAGGACATAAAGCTAGACATGGTAGTTGAACTTTTGAAAGCTCGAGTCTCGGAACATAGTTAGTAAGCGATAGAAGAGACTTTTTTGGGCGTAGAGATTGAGTTTGTATCAATAgaagatatttatgtaaacccCCTTTTTGGATTTTCAAATATGCCTCCAACATCATCGGTTTGAACTATTACCCCCGGTGAAGCTTTACTCTTTTTAACTTACTGGCCTGGTGCAAATATATACTCTAATGGGTGTGGAACCATGTTTGTACAAGGGAAGTGTTGTATGCTGTAAAACAGGGGATTCAACAGGTAATACTAGATCAATACAGTGATGACAAGCGATGGCCTACTTTTTGATGAACTACAGAAAAGGATTTTCACCAAATTTGATCAATAAACTTGGTCTGGTCTCTGCCGGACAAGTTTAATagctccatatatatatatatataaatggagAATTTCTCAGTCCAACATGCCTACCGAACAATTCAGTTTGTTCACGCTGATGACAAGAAATATCGTGTTAGAACCTGTGTGGAAATTAATGTCAAAACTGTTGGATGTGTGAGTTACCGCATTTGCGTTCGATTTCCTTTTCTCAAGGGAGGAGGAAAGAGGAAACTTTGTATAGAGAGTTGAAAGTCGCAGGGTTTCTTATCTAAACCTTTCTAGCTTGGAAGGGTTTTGTGTTGTATGATTACAATTAGATCACATCATGGCAACGCTTCATTGAATTATCAAATTTGATACTAACTAAAACCAGCGTTCCTGTTGCAGACTTACTTCCAAATGCAACACAATGCGAAGTAACTATAATCACTCCTATCAGGTCTGTCTATTATCTCGTAAAAACTAACGTATGCCACACAAGTCATAGGAAATCCATATGTGAGCTCGTGCCTCTAGAGAGAATTGAATCCCATGGGAGAATTTGATTATCATATACTTTCATATCAGGCTAATCGCCGAATGCCATCTATTAATTTGGatttagtttttagggttttttttttttgcaaggcCGCGGAGgggtttcatatttttattttttatgctaCTTGAACTTGATtaagaaaatttatattttatatataattttgttttatttatttgatatccacataaaatgtatttttttctgttttaattattttgtttgacTTGACATATTTACCCTCGTTCGTTTGTTCTTTTTTCCATCGTAGGTTGTATATATAgcacaaaaccctaatttcgaCTTCAGTCAATCTACCTGACCAGCCTCCGGTGCCTGCTGCTCGCGCTCGCTTGAGGTACCGCCGATATCTTGTTTTCTCTGCTTTATAGGTTATTCCGGAATCTGTGTGCTTCGTAGAAATATGGTCTCCATGATCGGATATAGTGTTTAGGTGCCCTTCGTATTTCTAATGCAGAAGCCTCAGTTTCTGCGACATGATTAGGTTGGCTATCAAACCTATTAGGTCCGTTAGCAATCCATTGTTTTGCAGCTCTGGTCTGTACATGGTTATGACGGTTATTTTGGGGATTGTTGTATGATTGAGATCAAATATTTGTAAACAGTGATGTTTATGCTGTTTCTTTGATTAATGTTTTACGGGAATCCACTGACGCCAGTTTTGAAGCCGATTATGGAGAAGCTATCAATCAACCATTTGGCATATGTTTATTGATGAAAAAACTTCTCTTTATTTGTGTTCTGTATTTGCTCCTTCGAACTTCTAAATGGTTATGTTGATTTTCACTTGGACGGAAGCAACTGTTAAAACTAGAACAATGTGTTTATAGCATTTGGATCTGTGTATGTATTTGATTGATTCAGGCAGCTTATGTGAACTGAGATTTACTTACTTGTTTTGGTATTCATTATTTAGGTGATGGCTCCAAAACAGCCTAATACTGGTCTCTTTGTTGGGTTGAACAAAGGCCATGTTGTGACAAAGAAAGAATTGGCTCCACTTCCTTCAGATCGCAAAGGAGTAAGTCTATTCTTTGGCAAGCATTTCTTACAGCATACTTCATTTGctttatctattttttttgttttattgcctAGTGCTCAAAACAATAGCATTATTGACTTGAGATATTGCAAGTATGGTATATGTTGAAGACAAATGGCATTTATGTTGaaccttttttcaaaatatGTATGATTTGCTATCATGAAGTGCAGTTTAGATTAATGGTGGTGCTTTAACTGTCATTTAGCCCTGCATCTATAGTTGTAGAGAAGAGAAGTGTTCTACGTAACTCTTTTCAATTTGAATATTTGGCTTCAATTGCCCATATTCCAAATTCGTGCAAAATCGTAGATTTAATACTTTTGCACGATTTTACTACCTGGCTAGCACAATTTCTGCCTGCTTACAATTGCAGAAAGATTTCATATTTTTACTCACAGTCAcatcgtaaaatcgtaagatttaaACAGTGATTTTGATTGCCTTGGTAATTAGTCCTTGATAAAATGTTTTAGCTTGAAGATTTTGCTAAGCCAATGCTCTGTATTTTATCTGTCTGCAGAAAACCAGCAAGAGGGTCCACTTTGTGAGAAGCTTAATCCGTGAAGTTGCTGGTTTTGCACCATATGAGAAGAGAATAACTGAACTCTTGAAGGTTGGCAAGGACAAGCGTGCCTTGAAGGTAGCCAAAAGAAAGCTGGGCACACACAAGAgggcaaaaaagaagagagaagagatgTCCAATGTTCTCCGCAAGATGAGGTAATTTCTTGGAGACTGAATATTTCTTCCATCTCAAATCCAAAATCCAAGGTTGTATTTAATCATTGTCTTGATTTTGCCTTGCAGAGCTGCTGGAGGAGGTGAGAAGAAGAAGTAAAGCATATTGCAAGGCACTTGAGTTCTTGGAGCTAGATACTGAATCTTGCAGTTAGAAGATGAGTAATTAGTGGTGCTTATTTTGCTTtactctgtttttgtttgtttgtttgagacTGGATCTACTTTCAGAATGGTGTAATTTATTGAATTATGGATGACAATTGCTTAATCAATTGAACCATTTTCTTATACTTAGCATGTATTCTCAGGTAATTCTTCTCTTTACAACATTTATGTTAGTAAAATATCAATTTGATCGTTAGATCACTTTCTCACACTTTCTTCCTGTTTATGTTGAAAAatctaaaggaaattaaaaaaaattacacatttgCATCAATCAacaatttttcttttgaaataccTTTGAAAAATATGCTTCAATATGCTTTTTATTGAAATCGAGTTTTAGACATATATATGGTCTAACTCAATTGATTGTTAACCGAGTCACCTCCTGTCGGTAATTCGCTTATTCTCCTAAATTAAGTGGGATCAAGTTATTTCAAATCTATCAACAATTGGATAACATATTTTCTTAGTCAAGGTGAGTCCATAAGTTAAGGCCCGGCCCATTTTTTGgttgtacatacatatatatatatatacatatacatatacacatatatatatatacacacacacatatgcactgtctgtgtatatatatacatatatatatatgtatgtgtattatatatatatatatatatatacacacactgtctgtgtatatgtatatatatatacatatgcagacagtgcatgcactgtctgcatatatatatatatatatatataaatattatatatatatatatagtatacatatatacatatacacagatagtgcatgcattgtctgtgtatgtgtgtgtattatatatatatatatatatataaataaataatgtcgggcatgggtcgggctcgggcatggccaaaattggcccgaggtgtcgggcttcgggtcgggctgacccaaaaaatggagtccGTGCCCGCTCAAGGGGTCGGGTAGGGCCGagctcggacctaggcccgcgggccaaatggggACCCttactcttgtgttacgtctttgtcatggatttgaatgttatcagattattttgttgaaattgttaacaattgttgttatatatatatatatatatatatatatatatatatatatgtctggctgtgtgtgtatatatatgcatatgtatctatatttttaaaattttggtacatgatagtcgtaacaataaaaaacataatctcacttttttctagtttggttcattacaataataacaaacaaaggtaatggtattacaccagtaatatatagtcgtaacaaacaagagtaatgaatacttaggtaaattttacccttctttaccaaacaagggtaacacttattctccataattgttattacccttgtaacatttacatgggtaacaaattatacccctaaattcttaccctcataccaaacgcaccattagTGATAAGATGTAGCGATGTAGTCGAGCGCTAGGTTTGGTTGGGCAGAAGTTGGGAGGAAGGCTGCTAACCTAGCTggttatttgaatttatttggtgCAGCAGCTAGTGTGTGCAAGGAAACACCATGGTGAGATGGGTTTTTCACTGTTATAGCAAAAGTCAGGTCTATCAATATTGGAAAGCATTGTAACCTTGTATTTTGTAATATCATCCATCCCAATTCAATGGGGTTGGAGTTGGAGTTCATGGATGACTGGTGAGTTTGGGTTTTAACTGTTTGTGATAGAGAAATTGTTTTTCCATGTGTTAGTAATTCATTTTGCTTTTCCCCTTCTTACGGAGTAACTAGAGTCTGGAATTCACATCCAGCGGCTCGGGAGATGAGTCACATCACTCTGTTAAATTTTTACTACACCGCAACACTCTGTCAAATTATTCATGCACCATTAGTTGCGAATTTCAGACTCTGGAATTGCAGAACCTGAAATACACTGATCCTGCCATCCCCACCTTTAATTTTTTGAACTTGAAAAGAAATGGAATCTGTCTTTTTGTTTGGGACTGGTCAATGACAAATAGTTTCTTTACGTAATGATATGGTCCACTCCTTAGGAGAATGGATGATGATATCTCATATCACCATGTTCACTCCCGACTTGTTTGGAACCAATTCCAAATACTATTACTAGCGAGGAACCCtatatagtaataataatacTGATACtaattaggggtggcaaaaaattggTTATGAGTCGGATAACATTacgtgtttacaaaatatttacatgtttggaTCCTAACCttgattggatttcggacgtatttaattgaccacacctggattggtttaaattcagacaagtaaatcgaacaataagTTAATCCGGGTTAGGGTTTGGACAACTAAACTAtacaagatttatatgtttggacctTGATCCGATTTTAAAGcgaacaaaaattttatgtttagtCTCGGAGtttgaacatataacttatgtctaaattTGGTTTCATTCGAGTCGAACAAATTCAATTATTCGTATAAACATTTAAATTCTTCAATTTCGATATAATAATATACATAATGCAGCAATTAAATATCCTTGTCGTCATGCACAccccccttttttctttttttttttgaaacaggggttTTGGGAGGGGTAAGGTTCGAACCCATGACCTATCCtttacatgcaatgtgatttCCGTTCAACACACCCCCTTAGATTGTTCTATTCGTACTTGAAAAACGACCCATTGGTCCGCTCCTTTAAATGGACATTCTTAGTTGTCCTCCTCTTCGGGTTAACACCCCACACTCCCATTGATCATATTGTGAACTCTTTCATGGGAAACTTTGTGTGCACAGTCTTGATCTGACGGTTCTAGTTTAGAtttatatctttatttttttttattaaggtaAAGAGAAAATTAGCCAAGAAGAGGGCCTTGTTTTTTAAAAGGTATTCCAACAGTTTCTCCTGCGAATCTGTGGAGCCACACAGTCACACTCTTTCTCTCCCTCCAATCCAACACCCTAAACAACCAAACAAACAGAGACACACTggttctctccttttctttctttcttctttcctttgtcTTATCTTTGCGTTTTCTTCTGTATGATGTGTGTGTGGCTTGATTATTTGAATTAATCGATCAATCAAATTGTGTATtagcatacacacacacacacgcatatatatacatacatatatatgtatgtacacatacaaaaagaaaagaagcaaacaTGAACAGTaaggcctccatatccaaagaACTCAATGCCAAGCACACCAAGGTTCCTTCCTCCCTCCATATATATAatcttttttattctttatctataattctattttcttttctgcatttttattttaatttctccCTCATTTTTCCTAATTTAACTGAAATTAATTTTTGCAGATTTTAGAGGGTCTGCTTAGGCTTCCAGAGAACAGAGAATGTGCAGATTGTAGGAGCAAGTACTGATTTTCTTCTAACCGCATTTAAATTCCTTCATATTAATTGGTCTTCTTATTTGTACTCACTATAATATCGAATAAAAATATTCAGTGGTCCTGGAATGTCATATCACACGCCGATGTGATGTATCATAATCAATAGCTGTAATAGGTTGCTGGTGTTGATATATACCCGAGTCATTAGTTGAAGT is a genomic window of Tripterygium wilfordii isolate XIE 37 chromosome 16, ASM1340144v1, whole genome shotgun sequence containing:
- the LOC119980984 gene encoding dolichyl-diphosphooligosaccharide--protein glycosyltransferase subunit STT3B, which codes for MVAKSEPINGTAQAKSGSNQSTTLKSDLLTSTFSLKSFKLKTKQQELLIRVSILCLVYVLAFITRLFSVLRYESMIHEFDPYFNYRTTLFLTQKGFYEFWNWFDSESWYPLGRIIGGTLYPGLMVTAALIYWTLRFLRFAVHIREVCVLTAPFFASNTTVVAYFFGKEIWDSGAGLVAAALIAICPGYISRSVAGSYDNEGVAIFALLLTFYLFVKAVNTGSLAWALASAFAYFYMVSAWGGYVFIINLIPLYVLVLLITGRYSMRLYVAYNCMYILGMLLAMQIRFVGFQHVQSGEHMAAMGVFFLMQVFYFVDWVKYLLNDPKLFQAFLRVTVTSAVGLGTIALGVGTASGYISPWAGRFYSLLDPTYAKDHIPIIASVSEHQPTAWSSFMFDFHILLFLFPAGLYFCFKRLSDATIFIVMYGLTSMYFAGVMVRLILVATPAVCLISAIAVSATIKNLTQLLRTKGKVSPTGSAKGAGGAKASSKASLDQSQPFQRNGAIALLLGAFYLLSKYATHCTWVTSEAYSSPSIVLAARGAHGNRVIFDDYREAYFWLRQNTPQDAKVMSWWDYGYQITAMGNRTVIVDNNTWNNTHIATVGRAMSSYEDEAYEIMRGLDVDYVLVVFGGVTGYSSDDINKFLWMVRIGGGVFPVIKEPDYLVNGEYRVDKGAAPKMLNCLMYKLSYYRFGELMTEYGKPPGYDRARGVEIGNKDVKLEYLEEAFTTSNWIVRIYKVKPPNNRW
- the LOC119981224 gene encoding 60S ribosomal protein L36-2-like — protein: MAPKQPNTGLFVGLNKGHVVTKKELAPLPSDRKGKTSKRVHFVRSLIREVAGFAPYEKRITELLKVGKDKRALKVAKRKLGTHKRAKKKREEMSNVLRKMRAAGGGEKKK